A genomic stretch from Apteryx mantelli isolate bAptMan1 chromosome 28, bAptMan1.hap1, whole genome shotgun sequence includes:
- the FZD2 gene encoding frizzled-2 has translation MRPSGMLHRLAWLLLGLSAPGPSRGQLHGEKGISIPDHGFCQPISIPLCTDIAYNQTIMPNLLGHTNQEDAGLEVHQFYPLVKVQCSLELKFFLCSMYAPVCTVLEQAIPPCRSICERARQGCEALMNKFGFQWPERLRCENFPRHGAEQICVGQNHSEEGGSPALLTSATPLAGQGTPGVPRYATLDHPFHCPRALKVPSYLNYKFLGEKDCAAPCEPTRPDGHMFFNEDEIRFARIWILIWSVLCCASTFFTVTTYLVDMQRFRYPERPIIFLSGCYTMVSVAYIAGFVLEERVVCNERFQEDGYRTVVQGTKKEGCTILFMMLYFFSMASSIWWVILSLTWFLAAGMKWGHEAIEANSQYFHLAAWAVPAVKTITILAMGQIDGDLLSGVCFVGLNNIDPLRGFVLAPLFVYLFIGTSFLLAGFVSLFRIRTIMKHGGTKTEKLERLMVRIGVFSVLYTVPATIVIACYFYEQAFREHWERSWISQNCKSLAIPCPLQFTPRMTPDFTVYMIKYLMTLIVGITSGFWIWSGKTLHSWRKFYTRLTNSKQGETTV, from the coding sequence ATGCGCCCCTCGGGCATGCTGCACCGcttggcctggctgctgctggggctcagcgcgccggggccgagccggggccAGCTGCACGGCGAGAAGGGCATCTCCATCCCGGACCACGGCTTCTGCCAGCCCATCTCCATCCCGCTCTGCACCGACATCGCCTACAACCAGACCATCATGCCCAACCTGCTGGGCCACACCAACCAGGAGGACGCGGGGCTGGAGGTGCATCAGTTCTACCCGCTGGTCAAGGTGCAGTGCTCGCTGGAGCTCAAGTTCTTCCTCTGCTCCATGTACGCTCCGGTGTGCACGGTGCTGGAGCAGGCCATCCCGCCGTGCCGCTCCATCTGCGAGCGGGCCCGCCAGGGCTGCGAGGCCCTCATGAACAAATTTGGCTTCCAGTGGCCCGAGCGGCTCCGCTGCGAGAACTTCCCGCGGCACGGCGCCGAGCAGATCTGCGTGGGGCAGAACCACTCCGAGGAGGGCGGCTCGCCGGCGCTGCTCACCAGCGCCACGCCGCTGGCCGGCCAGGGCACCCCTGGCGTCCCCCGCTACGCCACCCTCGACCACCCCTTCCACTGCCCGCGGGCGCTCAAGGTGCCCAGCTACCTCAACTACAAGTTCCTGGGCGAGAAGGACTGCGCGGCGCCCTGCGAGCCCACCCGCCCCGACGGCCACATGTTCTTCAACGAGGACGAGATCCGCTTCGCCCGCATCTGGATCCTCATCTGGTCCGTGCTGTGTTGCGCCTCCACCTTCTTCACCGTCACCACCTACTTGGTGGACATGCAGCGCTTCCGCTACCCCGAGCGGCCCATCATCTTCCTCTCGGGGTGCTACACCATGGTGTCGGTGGCCTACATCGCCGGCTTCGTGCTGGAGGAGAGGGTGGTCTGCAACGAGCGCTTCCAGGAGGACGGGTACCGCACGGTGGTGCAGGGCACCAAGAAGGAGGGCTGCACCATCCTCTTCATGATGCTCTACTTCTTCAGCATGGCCAGCTCGATCTGGTGGGTCATCCTCTCCCTCACCTGGTTCCTGGCCGCCGGCATGAAGTGGGGCCACGAGGCCATCGAGGCCAACTCGCAGTACTTCCACCTGGCCGCCTGGGCCGTGCCGGCCGTCAAGACCATCACCATCCTGGCCATGGGGCAGATCGACGGGGACCTGCTGAGCGGCGTCTGCTTCGTGGGCCTCAACAACATCGACCCGCTGCGGGGCTTCGTGCTGGCCCCGCTCTTCGTCTACCTCTTCATCGGCACCTCCTTCCTGCTGGCCGGCTTCGTGTCCCTCTTCCGCATCCGCACCATCATGAAGCACGGCGGCACCAAGACGGAGAAGCTGGAGCGCCTCATGGTGCGCATCGGCGTCTTCAGCGTCCTCTACACCGTCCCCGCCACCATCGTCATCGCCTGCTACTTCTACGAGCAGGCTTTCCGCGAGCACTGGGAGCGCAGCTGGATCAGCCAGAACTGCAAGAGCCTGGCCATCCCCTGCCCGCTGCAGTTCACGCCGCGCATGACGCCGGACTTCACCGTCTACATGATCAAGTATCTCATGACTCTCATCGTGGGCATCACCTCGGGGT